The window CAGATCACCAAGGACATTGTCACAGGAAGCTCAACGACATTTTGACGTGAACCATAACGGCACGAGCTGTCCTGTTTGGCCAGGTCACTATTACTGTTTATCCGCTCTCGCCGACCTACCCTGGAAAAGGTCAAACAACGCTGATCTGCCATACGCTCGCACTAATATGCCGGCGTACGGTTAGCACCACTGGTCCATGATCTTCTCGCCTCGGACATCTGCCATGAGCCACGATGCATACACGGCTCGGTGCCAACTCCGACAGCCTCGCGAGGCCTGATGATCGGGTCGAGAGGGACGACGAGAATACGTGTAAACTGTCATATACTCGCAAAAATAAATCAAGAAAAAGAATCGACTCTGTATTCCACGCACATGCTTGAGGGCGAAACACGGCTCGGTGAAGGGTATACTGTTCTTGAGAGGTCTCGCTCCTTCTGCGGGTCTCGCTCCAACGACCAACCTCGACTACACAAGACACACTTTCCGGCTCTTTCAGCATGCGCACCCGTCTCGGTCGTTGTCGATGTGGATATTGATCGGATCATCAAAGTCACCGCTAAACTCCTCAGATTCCTCCTGGGCGAGGGCGTTTCGCGCGATGACTGAGCCAAGTTAGCGGTGTGCAGGCCGCCCTGGACGAGCCCGACGTACCCTCGAATGCCTGGTCGATGTTGATGGCCTCCTTGGCGCTCGTCTCAAAGTAGGGAATGTCCCCCTTGGACTGACAGAAGGTCATGGCCCTCTTGTTGGAGATCTGCGTCACGACGTGTCAGTCATGTCATGGCCATGCGTCTTCGTGAACTGCCAACGTACCACTCGTTTGCTCTCCTCGACATCAATCTTGTTTCCGAGCACGACCTGCGGGACGGTAAGCATCCGGGGGCGGAACCGGAACCTggcacgtcgtcgactcACGAACGGAAAGTTGGGCGGATCTCGGGGTGACGCCTGGATGAGGAACTCGTCTCTCCAGCTGTCGAGCGCCTCGAAGCTCTTTGCATTGTTCACATCGTAGACGAGAACGCAGCAGTCGGCGCCGCGGTAGAAGGCTACGCCGAGCGACTGAAATCGCTCCTGCCCAGCCGTATCCCAGAGCTGGCGGAACGGTCAGCCATCAGAATCCGTATCATCTTGCTGCCGTGCATTCTTGTCTGCCCAGTGGCCACCGTACCTGCATGGTGACCTGTCGGTCGTCGACCAAGACTTCTCGCGTCAGGAAGTCGGCTCCGATGGTGGCTTTGTAGCTCGCGCTAAACTTCTTGTTGACCTGCGTGCAAAGAGCGACGGTGCATCAGTCATGATTCCGCACCTTGACTTGGGGGGGACTCGGAGCCAAAAGAGGGGCAGGGAACGGATCGTACATATTGGTTCATCAAGCTCGTCTTGCCGACACCGCTGTCTCCCAGGATGATGACCTACAACGCGTCGCTGTCAGCACCCTCCCTCGTGCGGCGGCATGCCCGACGTGGTGGCACGATCCCGTACCTTGAGGAGGACCTTCTTTCTCGAGGACATGGTGATTtgtagtcgtcgtcggccgccgccttcgtaTATGACGTGATCTCCAGAAACAGGTCAATGGTAGGGGGTGTGTGACGAGATGCTGTATCGCAGCGCTTCCCAACAAGGTGAAAGAACGTCCGATTACACGAAATTAACAGAGTGAATGGCTAGGGAGCGAAGGCTATGATGTTGGACGTCTGCCGGTCGTCCTAGGTTGCGACGTCGCAGGAAGGTGATAGGGGCGTGATGGGCTGCCAACGGAGTAGtggtaggtaagtacctaaaaGGATGGATGATGGTTGGATCTCGGCCAGTGACGGTGAGAGCATCCGCTCATGTCTTGTGTTGCTGGCCGCCAGGGGCTGTCGCGTTACCCGTGCTAACGGGGCCTGGCTTAGGCCGATGCATAAATTGGCGGGGGACATTTATGCACCAACATGCtatttactgtacggagtacggagtactgctgAGGgagcggagtacttgtacatctgCTACTATACAGTATATATGATGGCACGCGCGAGAcgaaagtacaagtacaagtacaagtactcgctcCATTGTATTCGTACGCCAGCGTGcattacacctacagtacagtactggaATTACTTGTCGGATTCCGATATCGCGACTTACCCGTGATTATTCCTGCAtatcgtactcgtacatgcacatgtacagtaccttcATCCAACCTTGTCTTGCCGAGAAATAATTAATGCACCTGCAAGTGTAAAGTACAGTTCCGTACGTGTATTGAGCTGTACTTAATACCTaactaggtacggagtacgtactgtacagtatactgtactccgtacatgtactgtacttctgGGTTAGGAATGCACGTGACGCAATATATGTCTTTGACGGTAAACCCTCGTGATGCCGCTGCCTGACAAGACTTCGCGTCCCAACCCCGCCTTCGTTTCACCCCTCGAAGCCTCTACAAGCACATTCGTCGTCAACCGAGGACGACAACTTCGCCGACAGGTCATGGAGTCGGCCTGATGGAGTCGGCCTGATGGACCCGTGGACCAGGAAGCCCTTGGCGCTTCGCAATGGCGGATGAATACCTGCTGCAAAAGGTCCACGGCCTGAGTGACCTCGAACTCGCCGTGCTCCTGTGCCTCATCGGCCGAGAACATGGAATCCTCAGCACCCCGGCGGAGGCCATCGATGACCTCGTTCAGGAGCTCCTGCTGGTATTTGCCACCCCCCcctgcccctcccccccctccccccggccTCTGCGAAATCGAGTACGAGAGCGAGCGCCAGCTCACTCTGTATCCATCACAGATCGCCCGCAAGACATTTGGACTCGAatgcgccgtcgtcgactgcgaTGCCGAAACGACGCTCGAAGCCTTCGCATCCGCCCTCCTCCATCCGGACATGTCCACGGCCGATGCGTCATCTCAGCCGCGCCCCGCATCATACTTTTCCTCGGACCCAACGAAGCACTCTTCCTCCTTGCCCGTCACGGCCGGTCCGACGGGCCAAATCGCCAACTGCATCCTCGCCAAGAACCTCAATCGTGCGCCCCGCCTCGTCCAGATCCAGGccctcgagctgctccgCACGCGGCGCATCTTCACCCGCACCGCTGTGCAGACTGCGCCGAAGCAGTTTGTCTTTTTGCCTCTGCTTGAGGCCCGAAGTGGTGGCGAGGCCCACGTGACGGCTCACCTCAACGACTttttcgccctcgcccatTGGCACGATCCCGACGATGGCTTCGTAAatcttgacgagctcgatgACGGGGAGGCCGATGAGCTGGCTTCCACGGGCAGTGTCGTTAGAAGTAGGCACATGAGCGACGCCACCTCAGCGGTAGCGGAGCCGCTGCTATCCGACGCCGTAGGTTGTTCCATGTACAGTGACGACGATCCCTTTCGGCGCCACGACTGACATCACCTAGGAGATTGGCCAGCTGGCGCAGCTGAGCAAAGAAGTTCAGGTCGATCTCGATGTGTTGCGGTACCAGATGAACATCATCTCCTTTCTCCGGATGCATCGTGCCGTCGCCAGCGGcacaacgccgacggcgacgaagcatTTCGACATGCTCGTCCGGTGCCTCGCCCCATTGCACGGCCTCGACTATGTGACGCCTGCtctcgtcgagctggcgGCAAGGAGTGTGTATCTGCATCGCATTCAAATCACGGAGCCCGAGAAGGAGCGAAGCTTGCAGTGGGGCAGCAGTCTCGAGGCGGTGCGAGCGATACTCGTTGACCTCGGCCCGGAAGATGTCATAGACGAGGTGTTGGAGACGGTAACGGCGCCTCTGTagcattcattcattcatctGTATGATACCCTTGTGCACCTCTACCGATGGCTCTCGCCGGTTTCACGCTTGCGTGCAGCCAGCCGCATGAAACCGTGGACCCGCACGATGGTGCTCGTCGCAACGTCGGCGACCCTCGTGCGGCGCCGGTCCTTCCTGGGCGCCTCTCGGCGCAGACATTGACGTGACCCCTCTGGGCCAAATTTTAGAGTGGTGGTGCTGTACATATTATCGAGGCCATCTTCTACGTTTTGCGAAGCTCCTTCTAGGAGATCTCCTTAATCTTGCACTTCCAGCCGGAGCCAGGGGCCAATAGAGGCAAGCTGCATTCGCACAAGTTAgccgtcgccttcgacgATTAGAACgtgcggggggggggggggggaggtcgGAGGGGGGACCAACCTGGCGCCGAGGCACCAACCCAGCTCGTTTCCCTTTATCTTCTTGGCAATCCTGACCTCTCGGTCGATGGGCATCTCGTATCCGGTGTGGAGCAGGGCCGTCATGAAATTGAGGTCCAAGCAGTGTTCAGGTCGATCGTTGAGCTCGTCCATGGCTTCGGGTATGCTCGTGAAGACATCCCAGCCCTCCTTGCCCATGCAGACGGTTTGGGTGAGGTCGTGCAGCTCCCGGATGGTGTAGGAGTCGGGCATGCCCAGAGGTTTGGTGCGATCGTAGAAGTAGGAGAAGATGTAGACGTCCTCCTTGGCAAACGTCTTGCCGAGCGACGGCTGGTGGACACCGTTGAAGGAGCAGGGAGCCAGCTTGCAGCCGGCGTCCTTTTGGAGGATCTTCTCGGCCAAGTTACGGCActgggccgaggcggcgtgCGAGGGACCGGTGAAGTTGAGCTTCCGCGGCCCCTTGTCGCCCATGTCCACCTCAATCTCGGCCGACATGCCGGGGGCGATGCAAGGGTGGACGACGGGCGCGTCCATCCAAgcgtcgctcgtcgccttgGATGCCATGTCGGTGGCGAGCTGCTTATGGATGGCCTTGCGGGCCGACATCAAGCCGTAGCCGAGGTGGGAATGCTGGTACAGTTCAAACTTTTGGCCGCCAAAGTCGAGCGAGTACTTGTgatcgccatcggcgagctTCTCGGGCATGCCGCCGTGCGCGACGCCCTTGAAGGTGGGCTCGAAGACGATCTGGGtggagccgccgccgaggtcgaagaCGGCAGCGGTCGGGCTCTTGTCGGGACCGCCGATCTTGCCGAGGAGGTAGTTGGTCGTGATCCAGGCGTAGACGCCTTCGTCGGAGCCatccatgacggcgacgccgttctgctcctcggcgacgacggggaagGGGTAGTCCTGCTCGAGGTGGCGTCGAACCTCCTCGAGGATCGCTTGGGCCTTTTCCTTGCCGATCAAGCGCaggcccgccgtcgccttgacggcgacggggctGCATCGCTTCAGCTTGTCGGGCACGTGCTCCATGGCGACGTCCATCAAGAGGTCGAGCGTCttggcagcggcgacggggtcgtccttgtacttgctcaagCCGCCGACCGACTTCTCCGTCATCTTGAactcctccttctccagctCGGGGATGGCACCGCAGTTGTTGAACTTGTAGACGTGGATTCGGGATCCGGTGCTGCCAGCGTCGATCATGAGGACGTACTGGATAATGGGTTTGTCCTTGGAGAAGGACTTTGCGCATCGATCGGTGCCGTAGGACGAGTCGGACGGAGCCTGACCGTCGTTTTCCTTGGGGTCGGGGGACCCCTTGGCACGGGAGGGCCCCTTGGCGTGAGAGAAACCCTTGG of the Drechmeria coniospora strain ARSEF 6962 chromosome 01, whole genome shotgun sequence genome contains:
- a CDS encoding putative Ras-related protein Rab7 (RAB7_NEUCR Probable Ras-related protein Rab7) — translated: MSSRKKVLLKVIILGDSGVGKTSLMNQYVNKKFSASYKATIGADFLTREVLVDDRQVTMQLWDTAGQERFQSLGVAFYRGADCCVLVYDVNNAKSFEALDSWRDEFLIQASPRDPPNFPFVVLGNKIDVEESKRVISNKRAMTFCQSKGDIPYFETSAKEAINIDQAFEVIARNALAQEESEEFSGDFDDPINIHIDNDRDGCAC
- a CDS encoding guanosine diphosphatase — encoded protein: MRRTSVSLPTKQTPHDPHEKPDRYAANRWQRQPFAAVKEAFMAQSQKARYLKTAGISFIVLLLFWWLAPSGVEVYHDVSRGKGFPHPKGFSHAKGPSRAKGSPDPKENDGQAPSDSSYGTDRCAKSFSKDKPIIQYVLMIDAGSTGSRIHVYKFNNCGAIPELEKEEFKMTEKSVGGLSKYKDDPVAAAKTLDLLMDVAMEHVPDKLKRCSPVAVKATAGLRLIGKEKAQAILEEVRRHLEQDYPFPVVAEEQNGVAVMDGSDEGVYAWITTNYLLGKIGGPDKSPTAAVFDLGGGSTQIVFEPTFKGVAHGGMPEKLADGDHKYSLDFGGQKFELYQHSHLGYGLMSARKAIHKQLATDMASKATSDAWMDAPVVHPCIAPGMSAEIEVDMGDKGPRKLNFTGPSHAASAQCRNLAEKILQKDAGCKLAPCSFNGVHQPSLGKTFAKEDVYIFSYFYDRTKPLGMPDSYTIRELHDLTQTVCMGKEGWDVFTSIPEAMDELNDRPEHCLDLNFMTALLHTGYEMPIDREVRIAKKIKGNELGWCLGASLPLLAPGSGWKCKIKEIS